In Gemmatimonadaceae bacterium, the sequence AGCTGACCCGCCGCAGAATACGTTCCGCCCGCCAGGCGAATCGTTGGCGACGGCACATCCTGGCTGGCGGTTGTAATCGTTCCCCGGAATGCCGTCCGTGACAGCGCCGCCCTCATGGACTGCGTCGCGACTTCAACAGAATTGTTAACCTGGCTCAGATGCGCCAGTACGACGGTGTGGAGCTGCCGGTGGGCGCACTCGCGCGCAACGCGCGCAGCCGCGTAATTGCTGAGATGGCCCTCGCTGCCGGCAATGCGGCGTCGCAGCATCGCAGGGTACGGCCCGTTACGAAGCATCTCGCCGTCGTGATTCGACTCCAGCACCAGCAGGTTGACTCCCTTCATGCCGCTCAACACCGCTTCGGTCATGATACCGAGGTCGTAAACGATCGCTGCTCGTGCGCCGTTTCCGCGATCAGTGGCAAAAACGGCTACCGGCTCGCTTGCGTCATGTGATGTCAGCGCTGTGGCGAGGTCGAAATCGCCAATCGAAAATGTTTCTCCGCAGATCATCTCCTGAACGTCCAGGCCGGCCAGAGCTTCGGCCGCAGTGACCGTCCCGCCCGTCGCATAGACTTTCCAATCCCACCGCTTTGCGCACCCCACCACTCCTTTCATGTGGTCGACATGCTCGTGAGTCACGATCATCGCCTCGATCGACCGGGGGTCGACCGCAATGGCGGCGAGCCGCGCCTTGATTCCCCGGGGAGAGAAACCGGCGTCAATCAGGATGCGGGTTTGACCGGCCTGAATCAGTATCGAATTCCCTTTGCTGCCACTCCCCAGCACACAAAGCTTCATCGGGTAGATTCGCTCGCCTGGTAACTGTCATGCATCGCTTGGCGGGCCTTGTCACTAAGCACCACATGTCGCCTCGACATCATGCGCTCAGCGACTCTGGCAAACTTTTCAACGTCATAGCGGCCATACGGTTCCGCGGCGCCCCACGCAAACGGCGGAATCCACTTTGGGCTGGCAGCCGAGCCGAATACGTTCGCACCCGCTCCCACAGTGCAGCCCGTCGTGAGCATCGACCCGATGCCTGTCTTTGCGTGATCGCCGATCAGGCTGCCGAGAAACTGGAGCCCGGTGTCCCGAAGCCCCGCAGCAGTAACCAGCTGCACGGGCCCATAGGTGTTCTTGAGGTTGCTCGTGGTCGTGCCTGCTCCCAGGTTCACCCAGCGGCCGATGTATGAGCTTCCGACAAATCCGGTGTGTCCCTTGTTGGAATGGCCAAGCATGACTGAGCCGGACATTTCTCCTCTCACCTTGCACACGTCCCCAATCGAACAGCCCCGAATGGCGTCACCGACAATGGTAGTATCGCTGCCGATGTAACACGGTCCCACGATGCGACTGAAAGAAGAGATAGTCGCGCCGCGTCGAATCATGATCGGACCGGACGATGCATCCAGCACGACGAACGGCTCGATGTTCGCTCCCTCTTCGCAGTGAACGCCATGCGGTCCGAGAACTACAGCGCTACCGGGCGACGCATCGACGAACCGTGCGTGCAGCGCGGGAATGTCAGTGGCCAGCTGAACGTCGAGGTATCCAACCAGATCCCATACCTCGTCGAGCCAGTTGCCCGCGATCTCGACCAGATCATCGGTATCCGCCAGTTGCCCAAGTGACAGCGTTCCCTGGATAAGACCAGCAGTGTCGATCGACCGCTTTGTGCGCACTGCGCACACAACTCCGTTGCAGCTGAACACCGCAGCATCCCCGTCGAGCGTCGCGTCCAGTGCTACTACGCAACGCGAGTTCACGAGCAACGTGCCCGCAGGTATGCTGCGTTGCGCCAGCGCTGACCCAGGCGCACCTGCTTCGTCGAAGTTTGCGAGATGCGCAGCGCCGAAGAAACCGCTCGCGGCGAGCCCGGAGACGCGCTCCCACCGCGCGCGGATTATTTCCGCACCGGCCCGCAGCTCCGAGACGGGGCGGGTTAGCGAGAACGGTTCGAACTCACGTGCTTTCGCGTCATCAAACAGGA encodes:
- a CDS encoding putative sugar nucleotidyl transferase produces the protein MNPLFLFDDAKAREFEPFSLTRPVSELRAGAEIIRARWERVSGLAASGFFGAAHLANFDEAGAPGSALAQRSIPAGTLLVNSRCVVALDATLDGDAAVFSCNGVVCAVRTKRSIDTAGLIQGTLSLGQLADTDDLVEIAGNWLDEVWDLVGYLDVQLATDIPALHARFVDASPGSAVVLGPHGVHCEEGANIEPFVVLDASSGPIMIRRGATISSFSRIVGPCYIGSDTTIVGDAIRGCSIGDVCKVRGEMSGSVMLGHSNKGHTGFVGSSYIGRWVNLGAGTTTSNLKNTYGPVQLVTAAGLRDTGLQFLGSLIGDHAKTGIGSMLTTGCTVGAGANVFGSAASPKWIPPFAWGAAEPYGRYDVEKFARVAERMMSRRHVVLSDKARQAMHDSYQASESTR
- a CDS encoding MBL fold metallo-hydrolase: MKLCVLGSGSKGNSILIQAGQTRILIDAGFSPRGIKARLAAIAVDPRSIEAMIVTHEHVDHMKGVVGCAKRWDWKVYATGGTVTAAEALAGLDVQEMICGETFSIGDFDLATALTSHDASEPVAVFATDRGNGARAAIVYDLGIMTEAVLSGMKGVNLLVLESNHDGEMLRNGPYPAMLRRRIAGSEGHLSNYAAARVARECAHRQLHTVVLAHLSQVNNSVEVATQSMRAALSRTAFRGTITTASQDVPSPTIRLAGGTYSAAGQLSLGL